One window of the Devosia sp. 2618 genome contains the following:
- a CDS encoding anti-sigma factor — protein MSTIDDIGEDFEGRNALVAEYVLGLLSVNEHERIGRLVEDDQALRAERDFWVSRFAALNAEFEETPVPGHLYAAIEARAFGDVLKSRTTTSFWESLMVWRGIAAGALAVAIAAVGFNVMQPAPDVGALTTQLVAALEEQGSNVKFVALYDGAGNVRLTALSGEAVPQKDFELWAIQGDNAPVSMGVIPVNQRSEVKISPEVMAGWGEGSVLAITLEQAGGSPDGTPHGPIVAKGAVTEI, from the coding sequence ATGAGCACGATCGATGACATCGGCGAAGACTTTGAAGGGCGCAACGCCCTCGTGGCCGAGTATGTCCTCGGACTGCTTTCGGTCAACGAACACGAACGCATCGGTCGCCTGGTTGAGGACGATCAGGCCTTGCGTGCTGAACGCGATTTCTGGGTGTCGCGCTTTGCGGCCCTCAATGCTGAATTTGAAGAAACCCCGGTTCCCGGCCATCTCTATGCGGCCATCGAGGCGCGCGCCTTTGGCGATGTGCTGAAGTCGCGGACGACGACCTCGTTCTGGGAGAGCCTGATGGTGTGGCGCGGCATTGCCGCCGGTGCGCTGGCGGTGGCGATCGCTGCCGTGGGCTTTAACGTCATGCAGCCCGCGCCCGATGTCGGTGCGCTCACCACCCAGCTGGTGGCCGCGCTCGAAGAACAGGGCAGCAACGTCAAATTCGTCGCACTCTATGATGGCGCTGGCAATGTCCGCCTGACCGCTCTGTCGGGCGAAGCAGTGCCGCAGAAGGACTTCGAACTTTGGGCCATCCAGGGTGACAATGCGCCTGTCTCGATGGGCGTCATTCCGGTCAATCAGCGCAGCGAAGTCAAAATTTCGCCTGAGGTGATGGCAGGCTGGGGTGAGGGCTCGGTTCTGGCCATTACGCTCGAACAGGCTGGCGGTTCGCCCGATGGCACGCCGCATGGCCCAATCGTCGCCAAGGGTGCCGTTACGGAGATCTGA
- a CDS encoding sigma-70 family RNA polymerase sigma factor: MSTTQTTPSQEIADLISRCALRDRAAFRTLYERTSAKLFGVTLRILRDRSEAEEAIQEVYVKIWQRSDRYVAGNTSPISWLVAVARNHSLDILRARRPVSDDIDVALEIPDAGPSPERAAQDSEEKGQIEKCLGTLEPDRADAVRGAYLDGYSYEELASRYAVPLNTMRTWLRRSLIKLKECLTA; encoded by the coding sequence ATGTCCACCACACAGACGACACCGTCACAGGAGATCGCCGATCTGATCTCGCGATGTGCGCTTCGTGACCGCGCCGCATTCCGAACGCTCTACGAACGCACCAGCGCGAAACTCTTTGGCGTGACCTTGCGTATCTTGAGAGATCGTTCGGAGGCCGAAGAGGCCATTCAGGAAGTCTATGTGAAGATCTGGCAGCGTTCAGATCGATATGTGGCAGGCAATACCAGCCCGATTAGCTGGCTGGTCGCCGTGGCGCGCAATCACTCACTCGACATCCTGAGGGCCCGTCGTCCGGTTTCCGACGATATCGATGTGGCGCTCGAAATTCCCGATGCTGGCCCCTCCCCGGAGCGGGCTGCCCAGGATAGCGAGGAAAAAGGCCAGATCGAGAAATGTCTCGGCACGCTCGAACCCGATCGTGCCGACGCGGTGCGCGGTGCCTACCTCGATGGCTATAGCTACGAGGAACTGGCGAGCCGCTATGCCGTGCCCCTCAATACGATGCGGACCTGGCTACGCCGGAGCCTCATCAAGCTGAAAGAGTGTCTGACCGCATGA
- the argB gene encoding acetylglutamate kinase, protein MTDQTSSTDRFSHDAGILAQALPYMQRYEGKTVVVKYGGHAMGDAQLGQAFARDIALLKQSKVNPIVVHGGGPQIASMLAKLGIESKFEGGLRVTDARTMEVVEMVLAGSINKEIVALINAEGEWAIGLCGKDGNMVFAQKAVKTVKDPTSNIEKVLDLGFVGEPVEVDRTLLDLLARSEMIPVIAPVAPGRDGNTYNINADTFAGAIAGSLGAKRLLFLTDVPGVLDRNGKLIPELSVREAKELIADGTISGGMIPKVETCLEALDNGVEGVVILNGKMPHVVLVELFTEFGAGTLIVR, encoded by the coding sequence ATGACTGATCAGACTTCTTCGACCGACCGGTTCAGCCACGACGCAGGGATTCTTGCGCAGGCGCTCCCCTATATGCAGCGCTACGAGGGCAAGACCGTCGTGGTGAAATATGGCGGCCATGCCATGGGCGACGCCCAGCTTGGCCAGGCCTTTGCACGCGATATCGCGCTGCTCAAGCAATCCAAGGTCAATCCGATCGTGGTGCATGGCGGCGGGCCGCAGATTGCGTCCATGCTGGCCAAGCTTGGCATCGAATCCAAGTTCGAGGGCGGCCTGCGGGTCACCGATGCGCGGACCATGGAAGTGGTCGAGATGGTCCTGGCCGGCTCGATCAACAAGGAAATCGTGGCGCTGATCAATGCCGAAGGCGAATGGGCCATTGGCCTGTGCGGCAAGGACGGCAACATGGTTTTTGCCCAAAAGGCCGTGAAAACCGTCAAGGACCCGACCTCCAATATCGAAAAAGTGCTCGATCTGGGTTTTGTCGGCGAACCGGTCGAAGTCGACCGCACGCTGCTCGACTTGCTGGCGCGTTCAGAAATGATTCCGGTGATCGCTCCGGTCGCGCCGGGCCGCGACGGCAATACCTACAACATCAACGCCGACACCTTTGCTGGCGCGATTGCCGGCTCGCTCGGCGCCAAGCGCCTGCTGTTTTTGACCGACGTCCCCGGTGTGCTGGACCGTAACGGCAAGCTCATCCCAGAGCTCAGCGTGCGCGAAGCCAAGGAGCTGATCGCGGATGGCACGATTTCGGGCGGTATGATTCCCAAGGTTGAAACTTGCCTTGAAGCGCTAGACAATGGCGTGGAGGGTGTCGTGATCCTCAACGGCAAGATGCCACACGTCGTGCTGGTGGAGCTTTTCACCGAGTTCGGCGCGGGTACGCTAATCGTTCGCTAA
- a CDS encoding outer membrane beta-barrel protein has protein sequence MRTDIKLAAVALAVGFAAPVASAQAQQIIAPMVNSSSYQANYSAWDGFYLGAQGSLIGMKSHEASPVLPGPEQLLGDIGGSAGIFAGYRYQLNDWFVLGVDAELNNVATQFEFSGKNYGALKWDAAVRATLGYPVANNVLAYATVGYSWGRFDLSPGYKSDDAVFTAGGIQLGLGVDMMVTENIMARLNATWTHYGVNDVINGGTSEPSNAVVRAGLAWKF, from the coding sequence ATGCGTACTGACATCAAATTGGCGGCCGTTGCACTTGCAGTGGGTTTTGCGGCTCCAGTGGCGTCGGCACAGGCCCAGCAGATCATCGCGCCAATGGTCAACAGCTCGTCCTACCAGGCCAATTACTCCGCTTGGGATGGCTTCTATCTCGGCGCACAGGGCAGCCTGATTGGCATGAAGAGCCATGAAGCAAGCCCTGTCCTGCCCGGTCCTGAGCAGCTGCTCGGCGACATTGGCGGCAGCGCCGGCATTTTCGCGGGTTACCGCTATCAGCTCAACGACTGGTTCGTGCTAGGCGTCGATGCCGAACTGAACAATGTCGCGACCCAGTTTGAATTCAGCGGCAAGAACTATGGCGCCCTCAAGTGGGACGCTGCCGTTCGCGCCACGCTGGGCTATCCAGTTGCCAACAACGTGCTCGCTTACGCGACCGTTGGTTATTCCTGGGGCCGCTTCGACCTGTCGCCCGGCTACAAGTCGGACGACGCAGTGTTCACCGCCGGTGGCATCCAGCTGGGTCTGGGCGTCGATATGATGGTCACCGAAAACATCATGGCCCGCCTGAACGCGACCTGGACCCATTATGGCGTCAACGACGTCATCAATGGCGGCACCAGCGAGCCAAGCAATGCGGTTGTCCGCGCTGGTCTGGCCTGGAAGTTCTAA
- a CDS encoding DHA2 family efflux MFS transporter permease subunit: MSDTHQSGAPAAPDPRRWVALFILLLANFMNLIDVTIVNVALPSMRDGLGATDTQIEWVIAAYILAFALGLLPFGRLGDILGRTTLFLWGVAGFTVASALCGLAPNIEFLIGARVIQGLAGAMMTPQVLAIATVTFPPHERGQAFSLFGLSAGLASVCGPIVGGLLISANLFGLSWQPIFLVNIPFGIAAVVAGWFLIPRLPGHAGIKNDYVGIGLFGLGILAVVFPIVEGRAYGWPVWTFAMIVAGLALLVAFVLWTRSRAAIGAPQLLNFDLIANRQFMFGALVVTIFASGIPGMFMVISLLLQGGFNFTPLESGLTNTPFSVGVLIASLIAGRFGARYLRARLSVAGAMLAFGIGWLHFYIAGVTDSIDHWAFLPPLLIAGVGLGLGFSSLFQLVLANVPQRDAGSGSGALQAFQQVGGALGVAIIGELFFSNLSTGFANGGTPHAAFAGASSLALLYVVGSFALVMLLAPFFKRPKAAPGHGAPAQHTMVEV; the protein is encoded by the coding sequence ATGTCTGATACTCACCAGTCCGGGGCGCCCGCCGCTCCCGATCCGCGCCGTTGGGTGGCGCTGTTTATTCTGCTCCTCGCCAATTTCATGAACCTGATCGACGTCACCATCGTCAACGTGGCGCTGCCATCGATGCGCGATGGTCTTGGCGCCACCGACACGCAGATCGAATGGGTCATTGCCGCCTATATTCTGGCTTTCGCGCTGGGCCTGCTGCCCTTCGGGCGGCTGGGCGACATCCTCGGCCGCACGACGCTGTTCCTTTGGGGCGTTGCAGGCTTCACGGTCGCTTCGGCGCTGTGCGGTCTTGCACCCAATATCGAATTCCTGATCGGCGCGCGCGTCATTCAGGGCTTGGCTGGCGCCATGATGACGCCGCAGGTGCTGGCCATCGCCACCGTTACCTTCCCACCCCATGAGCGCGGTCAGGCCTTCTCGCTGTTCGGTCTGTCGGCTGGTCTCGCCTCGGTCTGTGGCCCCATCGTTGGCGGCCTGCTGATCTCGGCAAACCTTTTTGGTCTGTCCTGGCAGCCGATATTTCTCGTCAACATTCCCTTCGGCATCGCGGCCGTTGTCGCTGGCTGGTTCCTCATTCCACGCCTGCCGGGTCATGCCGGCATCAAGAACGACTATGTCGGCATTGGCCTGTTCGGGCTTGGCATTCTGGCGGTGGTGTTCCCCATCGTTGAAGGCCGTGCCTATGGCTGGCCGGTCTGGACCTTTGCCATGATCGTTGCCGGTCTCGCTCTGCTGGTCGCCTTCGTGCTGTGGACCCGCAGCCGCGCCGCCATCGGCGCTCCGCAATTGCTGAACTTTGACCTGATCGCCAACCGTCAGTTCATGTTCGGCGCGCTGGTCGTCACCATCTTTGCCTCGGGCATTCCCGGCATGTTCATGGTCATTTCGCTGCTGCTGCAAGGTGGGTTCAATTTCACCCCGCTCGAATCGGGTCTGACCAACACCCCGTTCTCCGTGGGTGTACTGATCGCCTCGCTGATCGCCGGCCGCTTTGGCGCCCGTTATCTGCGCGCGCGCCTGTCAGTTGCAGGGGCCATGCTGGCCTTTGGTATCGGTTGGCTGCACTTCTACATCGCTGGCGTCACCGACAGCATCGACCACTGGGCCTTCCTGCCGCCGCTGCTGATTGCCGGCGTTGGTCTGGGTCTGGGCTTCTCGTCGTTGTTCCAGCTGGTGCTGGCCAATGTGCCGCAACGCGATGCCGGATCGGGCTCGGGCGCGCTGCAGGCGTTCCAGCAGGTTGGCGGTGCGCTCGGTGTCGCCATCATCGGCGAGCTGTTCTTCTCCAACCTCAGCACGGGCTTTGCCAACGGTGGTACGCCGCATGCAGCCTTCGCCGGCGCGTCGAGCCTTGCGCTGCTCTATGTGGTTGGCAGCTTTGCCCTCGTCATGCTGTTGGCGCCGTTCTTCAAACGGCCCAAGGCAGCGCCGGGCCATGGCGCCCCCGCCCAGCACACGATGGTCGAAGTTTGA
- a CDS encoding TetR/AcrR family transcriptional regulator: MTIDTNCPNKRESGDERRIAIAQAARAIIAEKGLEGLRTRDIAARVGINIATLHYHVPSKEALVALVAESLRHDFKAQAMRHPRVKRTALEELRLEFADFRETVQDTPELIIVLTEMVERARRDPAVADIMTPLYDFWRRQFAEIFTNGIADGSFRSDLDPAAAALITTGALSDYWRQWTSFRVSIDHVMAELERAFIARPNSSQGNSHV; the protein is encoded by the coding sequence ATGACCATCGACACAAATTGCCCCAACAAACGCGAGAGCGGCGACGAGCGCCGCATTGCCATCGCCCAGGCGGCGCGCGCCATCATCGCCGAAAAAGGCCTTGAAGGCCTGCGCACCCGCGATATCGCGGCCCGGGTCGGCATTAATATCGCCACGCTGCACTATCACGTGCCTTCCAAGGAGGCGCTGGTCGCCCTGGTCGCCGAAAGCCTGCGCCATGATTTCAAGGCACAGGCTATGCGCCATCCGCGCGTCAAGCGCACGGCACTCGAAGAACTGCGGCTCGAATTCGCCGATTTTCGCGAAACCGTCCAAGATACACCCGAATTGATTATCGTTCTGACCGAGATGGTTGAGCGGGCCCGTCGAGATCCGGCGGTCGCCGATATCATGACCCCGCTCTACGATTTCTGGCGCCGACAGTTCGCCGAGATTTTTACCAACGGCATCGCCGACGGCTCGTTCCGAAGCGACCTCGACCCCGCCGCCGCTGCCCTCATCACCACCGGAGCGCTGTCTGACTACTGGCGCCAGTGGACCTCATTTCGCGTTTCGATCGACCACGTGATGGCCGAACTCGAGCGCGCTTTCATCGCACGACCAAATTCATCGCAAGGAAATTCCCATGTCTGA
- the metK gene encoding methionine adenosyltransferase — MARSSYLFTSESVSEGHPDKVCDRISDEIVDLVFREAKKTGMDPSQVRIACETLATTNRVIIAGEVRVPETLLKKDKEGEILLDAAGHPVVNPSKFKSAARKAIRAIGYEQAGFHWKTARIDVLLHGQSADIAQGVDEAGNKDVGAGDQGIMFGYASRETPELLPAPIYYAHKILENLTIARKANHGPAGKLGPDAKSQVTVRYEDGKPVGVTQIVLSTQHLDENLTSADVREIVEPYIRESLPAGWIDAQTVWHVNPTGKFVVGGPDGDAGLTGRKIIVDTYGGAAPHGGGAFSGKDPTKVDRSAAYAARYLAKNVVAAGLADRATIQLSYAIGVAQPLSIYVDLHGTGTVDETVVEQALSKVMDLTPRGIRTHLDLNKPIYAKTSAYGHFGRKAGRDGSFSWEKTDLVAALKAAVK, encoded by the coding sequence GTGGCCCGGTCTAGCTATCTGTTCACCTCGGAATCGGTTTCTGAAGGTCATCCCGACAAGGTTTGCGACCGGATTTCCGACGAAATCGTCGATCTGGTTTTCCGTGAAGCCAAGAAAACCGGCATGGATCCATCGCAGGTTCGCATCGCCTGCGAGACGCTGGCGACCACCAATCGCGTGATCATCGCGGGTGAAGTGCGCGTGCCGGAAACCCTTCTCAAGAAGGACAAGGAAGGCGAGATCCTGCTGGACGCCGCCGGCCATCCGGTGGTGAACCCATCCAAGTTCAAGTCGGCTGCGCGCAAGGCGATCCGCGCCATTGGCTACGAGCAGGCCGGCTTCCACTGGAAGACAGCCCGCATCGACGTGCTGCTGCATGGCCAGTCGGCCGATATTGCACAGGGCGTTGACGAAGCCGGCAATAAGGATGTGGGCGCTGGCGATCAGGGCATCATGTTTGGCTATGCCAGCCGCGAAACCCCGGAACTGCTGCCCGCGCCAATCTATTACGCGCACAAGATCTTGGAAAACCTCACCATTGCCCGCAAGGCCAATCATGGTCCGGCCGGCAAGCTTGGCCCTGATGCCAAGAGCCAGGTCACTGTGCGTTACGAGGACGGCAAGCCCGTCGGCGTGACCCAGATCGTGCTCTCGACCCAGCATCTGGATGAGAACCTGACCTCGGCCGACGTGCGCGAGATCGTTGAGCCGTATATCCGCGAATCCCTGCCAGCAGGCTGGATCGACGCGCAGACTGTCTGGCACGTCAATCCAACCGGCAAGTTCGTGGTTGGTGGCCCCGATGGCGATGCCGGCCTCACCGGTCGCAAGATCATTGTCGACACCTATGGTGGCGCAGCGCCCCATGGTGGCGGCGCGTTTTCGGGCAAGGATCCGACCAAGGTCGATCGCTCGGCAGCCTATGCCGCGCGTTATCTGGCCAAGAACGTGGTCGCGGCCGGTCTTGCCGATCGCGCAACCATCCAGCTCAGCTATGCCATTGGCGTAGCGCAGCCGCTGTCGATCTATGTCGACCTGCATGGCACCGGCACGGTAGATGAAACCGTGGTGGAACAGGCGCTGAGCAAGGTGATGGATTTGACGCCGCGTGGCATCCGCACCCATCTCGATCTCAACAAGCCCATCTATGCCAAGACCTCGGCATATGGCCATTTTGGCCGCAAAGCGGGCCGTGATGGCTCGTTCTCCTGGGAAAAGACCGACCTCGTCGCCGCCCTCAAGGCTGCGGTGAAGTAA
- the trmB gene encoding tRNA (guanosine(46)-N7)-methyltransferase TrmB — translation MVYTARIIAETVMTEHQHPKTRSGEQRAFFGRRSGKKLHGGQQAVFDATLPALEIQLSGRLDPRMLFPEADKIIVEIGYGGGEHLALEAGRNPQTGYIGCEVFTGGIGKMVQAIAEQDLRNVRLFTDDALKFLVELPDASLDEVYLLYPDPWPKTRHHKRRFVSPTTLTQLARVIRPGGVFHFATDIEDYANWTLAHIVRAPEFIFDPEQPGDWHKPYPGWEATRYEQKARREGRMISFYFSFIRR, via the coding sequence GTGGTCTATACGGCCCGCATCATTGCAGAGACCGTCATGACCGAACACCAGCACCCCAAGACCCGCTCCGGCGAGCAACGCGCATTTTTTGGCCGGCGCTCCGGCAAGAAATTGCATGGCGGGCAGCAGGCGGTGTTTGACGCGACGCTGCCGGCGCTCGAGATCCAGCTGAGCGGTCGGCTCGACCCACGGATGCTGTTTCCCGAGGCCGACAAGATCATCGTGGAAATCGGCTATGGCGGCGGCGAGCACCTGGCGCTTGAGGCGGGCCGCAACCCGCAGACCGGCTATATCGGCTGCGAAGTGTTTACCGGCGGCATCGGCAAAATGGTGCAGGCCATTGCCGAGCAGGACCTGCGCAATGTGCGGCTGTTCACCGATGATGCGCTCAAATTCCTCGTCGAACTGCCGGACGCTTCGCTCGACGAGGTCTATCTGCTTTATCCCGATCCCTGGCCAAAGACGCGTCACCACAAGCGGCGTTTCGTGTCGCCAACGACGCTGACGCAGTTGGCGCGGGTGATCCGGCCGGGCGGGGTGTTTCACTTCGCCACCGATATCGAGGACTACGCGAACTGGACGCTGGCCCATATCGTGCGGGCGCCCGAATTCATTTTCGATCCGGAACAGCCGGGCGATTGGCACAAGCCCTATCCAGGCTGGGAAGCCACACGCTACGAGCAAAAGGCCCGTCGCGAAGGCCGTATGATCAGCTTTTATTTCAGCTTCATCCGGCGCTGA
- a CDS encoding helix-turn-helix domain-containing protein, with translation MSVASKPKQHENDVLMVRPGKWSLTVITLLRSGTLRFSELKRVADGISQKTLTVTLRELERDGFVTRTMFATIPPRVDYELTGLGQELLKLADGMLLFAARNGKEVLAARERFDASGGEPVIRLVHP, from the coding sequence ATGTCCGTAGCGTCAAAGCCCAAGCAGCACGAAAACGATGTGCTGATGGTGCGACCGGGGAAATGGTCCCTCACCGTCATCACGCTGCTGCGTTCAGGCACTCTGCGCTTCAGCGAACTCAAGCGCGTCGCTGATGGCATCTCGCAAAAGACGCTGACCGTGACCCTGCGCGAGCTGGAACGGGACGGGTTCGTGACCCGGACGATGTTTGCCACCATTCCGCCGCGTGTCGATTATGAATTGACCGGTCTTGGACAGGAACTGCTCAAGCTTGCCGACGGCATGCTGCTGTTTGCGGCGCGCAATGGCAAAGAGGTTCTGGCGGCCCGCGAGCGGTTCGACGCCTCGGGTGGTGAGCCGGTGATCCGGCTCGTCCATCCTTGA
- a CDS encoding FAD-binding oxidoreductase: MPTRVQILKTEMVTHNVRHYRVEKPKNFHFAPGQATEISIDKPQWRDEKRPFTFTSLPDEPTLEFTIKSYLDHPGVTSALWGCEAGDYLLLRDVWGTMQYKGVGTFIAGGAGVTPFIAILRSLNAQGGLQGNRLIVSNQTEKDIILRDEFETMDGLETLWTVTGDPKSKLLQERIDTGFLKEHIADFGQNFYLCGPDAMVKDLRTSLEALGADVSAVTWEK; this comes from the coding sequence ATGCCCACTCGCGTCCAGATTTTGAAGACTGAAATGGTGACCCACAATGTGCGCCATTATCGCGTCGAAAAACCTAAGAATTTTCATTTTGCACCCGGACAGGCCACCGAGATCAGCATCGACAAGCCGCAATGGCGTGACGAGAAGCGCCCTTTTACCTTCACCTCGCTGCCCGACGAGCCAACGCTTGAGTTCACCATCAAGAGCTATCTCGATCATCCGGGCGTCACGAGCGCGCTATGGGGCTGCGAGGCCGGTGACTATCTGCTGCTGCGCGATGTGTGGGGCACGATGCAGTATAAGGGCGTGGGGACATTTATCGCCGGGGGCGCTGGCGTCACCCCGTTCATTGCCATCCTGCGCAGCCTCAATGCGCAAGGCGGGCTTCAGGGAAATCGGCTGATCGTCTCCAACCAGACAGAGAAGGATATCATCCTGCGCGATGAGTTCGAGACGATGGATGGGCTTGAGACATTGTGGACGGTGACCGGCGATCCCAAGTCCAAGCTGTTGCAGGAGCGGATCGATACCGGGTTTCTCAAGGAACATATCGCGGATTTCGGGCAGAATTTTTATCTCTGTGGGCCCGATGCGATGGTCAAAGACTTGCGGACGTCGCTGGAAGCGCTGGGCGCGGATGTGTCGGCGGTGACGTGGGAGAAGTAA
- the rimP gene encoding ribosome maturation factor RimP: protein MSFDLTEKRYIKETGLEARVSAIVEPVANGLGFALVRVKITQENGMTLQIMAEDEHGRFTIVNCEALSKDLSPVLDVEDPIDREYHLEVSSPGIDRPLVRKRDFAAYIGHDVRIELSDMINGRKRYRGFIKSVDDEAVTITLPDAPTGTDPDHRLLFATIGEAKLVMTDALMEKARLDQEAHPIDDDETETVEYAEADNDDESSEETK from the coding sequence ATGAGCTTCGATCTCACCGAAAAACGCTACATCAAGGAAACGGGCTTAGAAGCCCGCGTTTCTGCCATTGTCGAACCAGTGGCCAATGGTCTGGGCTTTGCACTTGTCCGGGTGAAGATCACCCAGGAAAACGGCATGACCCTGCAGATCATGGCCGAGGACGAACACGGCCGCTTTACCATCGTCAATTGCGAGGCGCTGTCCAAGGACCTGTCGCCGGTGCTTGACGTGGAAGATCCGATCGACCGCGAATATCACCTTGAAGTCAGTTCCCCCGGCATCGACCGGCCGCTGGTGCGCAAGCGCGATTTTGCGGCCTATATTGGCCACGATGTCCGCATCGAACTCAGCGACATGATCAATGGCCGCAAGCGCTATCGCGGTTTCATCAAGTCCGTGGACGACGAGGCGGTGACCATCACCCTGCCCGACGCCCCGACCGGCACCGATCCTGACCATCGCCTGCTGTTTGCCACTATTGGCGAAGCAAAGCTGGTGATGACCGACGCCTTGATGGAAAAGGCCCGGCTTGATCAGGAAGCCCACCCCATCGACGACGACGAGACCGAAACGGTCGAATACGCCGAAGCTGACAACGACGACGAATCCTCCGAGGAGACCAAATAA
- the nusA gene encoding transcription termination factor NusA, with amino-acid sequence MAVSANRLELLQIADAVAREKSIDRMVVIEAMQDAMEKAAKGRYGAETEIKVEINPRSGETRMWRLLEIVEQVEETSRQIDLKHAQIKSPEAKVGDFLTEPLPPMEFGRIAAQSAKQVIVQKVRDAERERMYDEYFNRIGEIVNGSVKRVEYGNVIVDLGRGEAIIRRDELIPREMFRYGDRVRAYVYDVRREQRGPQIFLSRTHPQFMAKLFMQEVPEIYDGVITIRSIARDPGSRAKIAVTSSDSSIDPVGACVGMRGSRVQAVVGELQGEKIDIIPWTDSIADLVVSALQPADVAKVVLDEQSERIEVVVPDEQLSLAIGRRGQNVRLASQLIGWDIDILTEQEESERRQKEFTERSSLFMAALDVDEMVAQLLASEGFSSVEELAYIDANEIASIDGFDEETASEIQNRATEYLAAIDRAHDEERKALGVEDELYEIPGLTAAMLVALGKDDVKTIEDFAGCAADDLIGWSERKDGETKRFEGTFKDFPISREEAEDMILQARIKAGWINEEDAPPVEDAEFASDEATA; translated from the coding sequence ATGGCCGTTAGCGCGAACCGCCTTGAGCTGTTGCAGATCGCAGACGCTGTCGCCCGCGAAAAGTCGATCGACCGTATGGTTGTGATTGAAGCGATGCAGGACGCCATGGAAAAGGCTGCCAAGGGTCGCTATGGCGCCGAGACCGAGATCAAGGTCGAGATCAACCCACGCTCGGGCGAAACTCGGATGTGGCGTCTGCTTGAAATCGTCGAGCAGGTCGAAGAGACCAGCCGCCAGATCGATCTCAAGCATGCCCAGATCAAGTCGCCGGAAGCCAAGGTCGGCGATTTCTTGACCGAGCCTCTGCCGCCAATGGAATTTGGTCGTATTGCTGCGCAGTCCGCCAAGCAGGTTATCGTGCAGAAAGTGCGCGATGCCGAGCGCGAGCGCATGTATGACGAATACTTCAACCGCATCGGCGAAATCGTCAACGGCAGCGTCAAGCGCGTCGAATATGGCAACGTCATCGTTGATCTGGGTCGTGGCGAAGCCATTATCCGTCGCGACGAGCTGATCCCACGCGAAATGTTCCGCTATGGCGACCGCGTCCGCGCTTACGTCTATGACGTGCGCCGCGAACAGCGTGGCCCGCAGATTTTCCTGAGCCGCACCCATCCGCAGTTCATGGCCAAGCTGTTCATGCAGGAAGTGCCCGAGATCTATGACGGCGTGATCACCATCCGCTCGATCGCGCGTGATCCAGGTTCGCGCGCCAAGATCGCCGTGACCTCGTCCGATAGCTCGATCGATCCAGTGGGCGCCTGCGTTGGTATGCGCGGCAGCCGTGTGCAGGCCGTCGTTGGCGAACTGCAGGGCGAAAAGATCGACATCATTCCATGGACCGACAGCATTGCCGACCTCGTGGTCTCGGCACTGCAGCCGGCCGATGTGGCCAAGGTTGTTCTCGACGAACAGTCCGAGCGCATTGAAGTCGTGGTTCCAGACGAGCAGCTGTCGCTGGCCATTGGCCGTCGTGGCCAGAACGTGCGTCTGGCAAGCCAGCTGATCGGTTGGGATATCGACATCCTCACCGAGCAGGAAGAAAGCGAACGCCGCCAGAAGGAATTCACCGAACGGTCCAGCCTCTTCATGGCTGCCCTTGACGTGGACGAGATGGTTGCCCAACTATTGGCTTCGGAAGGCTTCTCCTCGGTCGAGGAACTTGCCTATATCGACGCGAACGAAATCGCTTCCATCGACGGCTTCGACGAAGAAACCGCCAGCGAAATCCAGAACCGCGCCACCGAATACCTGGCGGCCATTGATCGTGCCCATGACGAAGAGCGCAAGGCGCTTGGCGTTGAGGACGAGCTTTACGAAATCCCGGGCCTCACCGCTGCCATGCTGGTTGCGCTGGGCAAGGATGACGTCAAGACGATCGAAGACTTTGCCGGTTGCGCTGCCGACGATCTGATCGGCTGGAGCGAACGCAAGGATGGCGAAACCAAGCGCTTTGAAGGGACTTTCAAGGATTTCCCAATCTCGCGCGAAGAAGCCGAAGACATGATCCTTCAGGCCCGCATCAAGGCTGGCTGGATTAACGAGGAAGACGCGCCGCCTGTCGAAGATGCAGAATTCGCATCCGACGAGGCAACGGCTTAG